A region of Chlamydia crocodili DNA encodes the following proteins:
- a CDS encoding SycD/LcrH family type III secretion system chaperone, which yields MSKPTSNNSKKPSASFNKKTRSRLAELAAQKKAKANDLEQKYPVPTEEETKKALMDILQGLGDGLTLQQILGLSDVLLEEIYTIAYSFYSQGKYNEAIGLFQILTASKPQCYKYILGLSSCYHQLKMYNEAAFGFFLAFDAEPQNPIPPYYIADSLMKIDQAEESRDFLDITIDICANKPEYRILKERCNIMKDSLKDMIKETTPKKKKTTATKSKTSAKKKSGGKR from the coding sequence ATGAGCAAGCCTACTTCCAATAATTCTAAAAAGCCATCAGCCTCGTTTAACAAAAAAACACGTAGCCGACTCGCTGAGCTTGCTGCACAAAAAAAAGCTAAGGCTAATGATTTAGAACAGAAATACCCAGTCCCTACAGAAGAAGAAACAAAGAAAGCTTTGATGGATATCTTACAGGGTCTTGGAGATGGATTAACTCTTCAACAAATCTTAGGTTTATCCGACGTTTTATTAGAAGAGATCTACACAATCGCTTATAGCTTCTATTCCCAAGGGAAATACAATGAAGCAATTGGTCTTTTCCAAATCCTTACAGCTTCAAAACCCCAGTGCTACAAGTATATTTTAGGCTTAAGCTCATGCTATCATCAGCTCAAAATGTACAATGAAGCGGCCTTTGGCTTCTTCCTTGCTTTTGATGCAGAGCCTCAGAACCCAATTCCTCCTTATTACATAGCTGATAGCTTGATGAAGATAGATCAAGCCGAGGAATCTCGTGATTTCTTAGATATTACCATCGATATTTGCGCTAACAAACCTGAATACAGAATCTTGAAAGAACGCTGCAACATTATGAAAGACTCTCTCAAAGATATGATCAAAGAAACAACTCCAAAAAAGAAAAAAACTACTGCTACTAAATCAAAAACATCGGCCAAAAAAAAATCCGGTGGGAAACGTTAA
- a CDS encoding secretion system protein, producing the protein MSLSTSGPDNTNQKNILAQVLASTPQAVPTPDKLAGNETKQIQQTRQGKNAEMQSDAGIAGTQGKEKTSAVSEIQNSENIMAGQGIAAGQETASAEAAAGANQTSGAAAFQAVNLQSTIEEANKTLETTLSSLSSVDSSQLQEIQELVASVVNGTSNSTIQGLETPALPKPSITQPRQEVMEISMALAKAIAALGEATASALSDYQSTQAQASTMNRLSLESQGLKIDSEREEFQKMKEIQSKADSNSTLNTVNTVMIAVSVTITVISVVAALFTCGLGLIGTAAAGATAAAAAATAGATAGAAAATSVATTVATQVTVQAVMQAVKQAIVQAVKQAVMEAIKAAVKQGIKQIIKQAVKAAIKTLMKNMSKIFQTGQKALAKSFPRLSKVLNTLGNKWVAAGMGLVVAVPALVKGIGDLKLSEMQTELADIQKKTGMLTAQSEMMKMFTMFWQQASKIAAKQTDSANEMQQQATKLGAQIAKAFQAISSGLASAV; encoded by the coding sequence ATGTCTCTCTCTACCTCAGGTCCAGACAATACTAACCAGAAAAATATCTTGGCTCAGGTACTAGCTTCTACACCACAAGCGGTACCAACCCCTGATAAACTTGCTGGCAATGAAACTAAGCAAATTCAGCAAACCCGACAGGGGAAAAATGCTGAAATGCAAAGTGATGCAGGTATTGCTGGAACACAAGGCAAAGAAAAAACTAGTGCTGTTTCTGAAATTCAAAATTCAGAGAATATCATGGCTGGGCAAGGAATTGCCGCAGGTCAAGAGACTGCATCTGCAGAAGCTGCTGCCGGAGCTAACCAAACTTCCGGTGCGGCTGCTTTCCAAGCTGTAAACTTACAATCTACAATTGAAGAAGCTAACAAAACATTGGAGACTACACTCTCTTCTTTATCTTCTGTAGATTCTTCACAGTTACAAGAAATTCAAGAATTAGTTGCTTCTGTTGTCAATGGGACATCGAATTCCACTATTCAAGGATTAGAAACTCCAGCTCTTCCTAAACCTTCTATAACTCAGCCTAGACAGGAAGTTATGGAAATTAGCATGGCCTTAGCAAAAGCGATCGCTGCTCTTGGAGAAGCTACAGCTTCGGCTCTTTCTGACTATCAAAGTACACAGGCCCAAGCTTCAACTATGAACCGCCTATCCTTAGAATCTCAAGGATTGAAGATCGATTCCGAGCGTGAAGAATTCCAAAAGATGAAAGAGATTCAATCAAAGGCAGATAGTAATAGTACGCTGAATACCGTAAACACTGTGATGATTGCTGTTTCTGTAACAATCACTGTTATCTCTGTTGTTGCCGCACTATTTACTTGCGGTTTAGGTCTTATAGGAACTGCTGCCGCTGGAGCTACTGCCGCTGCAGCTGCCGCTACTGCAGGCGCCACTGCAGGTGCTGCTGCCGCAACATCCGTAGCAACAACTGTAGCTACACAAGTTACTGTTCAAGCCGTGATGCAAGCGGTCAAACAAGCGATTGTTCAAGCAGTTAAGCAGGCCGTTATGGAAGCTATTAAAGCTGCAGTAAAACAGGGTATAAAACAAATCATCAAGCAAGCGGTCAAAGCTGCTATTAAAACATTGATGAAAAACATGTCTAAGATCTTCCAAACAGGACAAAAAGCCCTTGCTAAATCCTTCCCAAGGCTTTCTAAAGTGCTGAATACTTTAGGAAACAAATGGGTCGCTGCTGGAATGGGGCTGGTTGTTGCCGTTCCTGCTCTAGTTAAAGGTATTGGAGATCTTAAATTATCTGAAATGCAAACAGAACTTGCTGACATCCAGAAAAAAACAGGAATGCTCACCGCCCAATCAGAGATGATGAAGATGTTTACGATGTTTTGGCAACAGGCAAGTAAAATCGCCGCGAAACAAACTGACAGTGCAAATGAAATGCAGCAACAAGCAACTAAATTAGGTGCTCAGATTGCTAAAGCCTTCCAAGCTATCAGCTCAGGCTTAGCATCAGCAGTATAA